GATCTCTGTCTTGAGGCTCCGGCAACACTATGCCAAATACCGAGCCAATAAAGCATgctgaaattaattaaaagtgaTTTTCACTTATTTGTTGTGCATGGCTTCCAACATTACTGGGACGACACAAGCTGcgttttgcttttattgtaaGTTTTCAGCCAGACAGTTAATCCTCTCAACATTTGACTGATGAAATGTTGATTGATGGCCTCgggaaatgtaaatgtatttttttggttttgcaaTAAAAGTGAGTGAAAGGGGAGAGCGGACGGAGAGAGGCTGTTTACAAGAGACAAAGAACGCTGTATTCTGTCCTGTGGCCGCTCTGGAGACGCTCTGCTAGTATTTCCACAACAGCtataacaacagcagcatggcaataaataatattaaatgttgCTGCCAAGTGAGCGGACTGAAAAGGGCTTCTCCAGTTGGCTTTCCTGCGTTTCCTGTGTGGTCCACTCAAAGGGTTAAAGCCCAAAGTGAACTGAATTGTAAGAAGTTGGTTTCCAAGGGAAACTGTTCGCACCGTTCCAGCTGAGGCGGGACAAACCAACTGCCTGACAcggaggggggaggggtgatCTGATACAATTAGGAAATAATTTTGCACCTCGTCGTGTATTGATTATTAGCATACATCTCTCCGTGCGTTAGCATGTGGTCACACCCCTGGCTGTTACGCTGTATGTTACTGACTCTGTTTTTGTAACACATAAGATTAATGTTGTGACTTGCCTCCACCCCTCCCGTGCTGCGAGAGTGCCGGGGTCCCTGCCAAGTCGGTTTGAAAAGAGCAGACAAAGGCTTTGAGCTCAGGacgcccctctctctctcactctgcctaCAAAGCCAACCTAGCTCTACCTTCTCTGCCTTTATATCATGGAAATGGTTTGTAATAGGTGGCGTTAAAGAGTCGTCGgttttatttccactttcttATACTGAAATGTACGACCGTCTGGATCCCCGCTCGGCCGAGAGAGGACGGCTTTTTGTAGGTATAATACAAGGAAGCGTCgtctgagagagggagagagagggggaaggatTGAcgctttttcctcctctcctcctccttcttcctttcgcccccctctcctcctctttttggCGGAGAGAGGGGTTGAGGCAGGAATAAacgctttttttgttttttctttttcttttttttaaatgcatttgaatCCTACTGCGCAACCAGACCGGATCACGTGGGGTTTGGAGAGAGTTGGATCGATTTTGCACAGTTCAATgtaagaaaaagagagagaagcaaacagctcctatttcttttttacttctGTGGATAACTGGGACTGTTGATACTTTTGCGTGATTGCAAAAGAAGGGGGTGTTTGAGTGGCTTCTTTTTTCAGCCTTGGAGGTGTGGAGTATTATTTCTTATATGCCTGGGGTTTGAAAAACAATGGAGACGCACATTTCGTGCCTCTTCCCGGAAATTTTGGCCATGATTTTCAGCTATCTGGACGTGAGGGACAAAGGCAGGGTAGCCCAAGTGTGTATCGCTTGGAGGGACGCATCCTACCACAAGTCAGtgtggaggggggtggaggCCAAGCTGCACCTCCGCCGGGCCAATCCTTCCCTGTTCCCCAGCCTCCAGGCTAGGGGCATCCGGAGGGTCCAGATCCTGTCTCTGCGCCGCAGCTTGAGCTACGTGATCCAGGGAATGCCTAACATCGAGTCCCTCAATCTGTCCGGCTGCTACAACCTCACGGATAACGGGCTGGGTCACGCATTTGTGCAGGAGATCCCATCACTGAGGGTTTTGAACCTGAGTCTGTGCAAGCAGATCACAGACTCCAGCCTTGGCAGGATAGCTCAGTATCTGAAGAACCTGGAGGTGCTGGAGCTCGGTGGCTGCAGCAACATCACCAACACTGGGCTTCTGTTGATAGCCTGGGGCCTCCACAGGCTCAAGAGCCTCAACCTGAGGTCCTGCAGGCATGTCTCGGACGTGGGGATCGGACATTTGGCAGGCATGACCCGCAGCGCGGCGGAGGGCTGCTTGAACCTGGAGTACCTGACTCTCCAGGACTGTCAGAAACTGACGGACCTGTCACTCAAACACATTTCCAAGGGGCTGACCAAGCTCCGGGTACTGAATCTGAGCTTCTGTGGGGGGATCTCAGATGCAGGGATGATCCACCTCTCCCACATGGCCTCCCTGTGGAGCCTCAACCTACGCTCCTGTGACAACATCAGCGACACGGGGACCATGCACCTCGCCATGGGCACCCTAAGGCTCTCTGGGCTTGACGTTTCTTTCTGCGATAAGATAGGGGACCAAACCCTGGCATACATCGCCCAGGGGCTCTACCAGCTCAAGTCCCTGTCCCTGTGCTCGTGTCACATCTCTGACGATGGGATAAACCGGATGGTGAGGCAGATGCACGAGCTGAGGACCCTGAACATTGGACAGTGTGTGCGCATCACGGACAAAGGGCTGGAGCTCATAGCCGACCACCTGACTCAGCTGGCGGGCATCGACCTGTATGGATGTACCAAGATCACCAAGAGGGGACTGGAGAGGATCACACAGCTCCCCTGCCTTAAAGTGTTGAACCTGGGACTCTGGCAGAtgacagagagtgagaaagtGAGGTGattggaaatgttttgtttctgtttttttgtgtttggatgGGGACAGAGGGGGGCATGAGGACCAGGAGGAGGGGGTGTACATGGGCGGGTaaatttcttttcttatttaaaaaaagagagaaaacctCCCTTTCCCCCCCTGTGTGCTTGTGTAAGGTGAGCTTCTCCCATGTGACCAGAATTTTgtgttaaattgtttttttttatttttgtttctgttggcCGTGCAGGATTTCAATTAGTGTTTTGATATGAGTTCATATTCTGCCTGGTAGGAAGCAATTAAAACTTGCCTTGTTATGAGCTCATGAAAATCCCTGTTAACAACTGTTTTGATCTCTTATTGAGCTTTCCTAAATTCTGACATTGGATTGGAATGACTCCAGTGCAGATCAGCttgtttcacacatttaaaaaaaaaacaaaaaccaagtGTCATTTCAAGAAGCTGCTTCATTTACTGACACTTGCTTCCAGAATATTCTTAAAGTGAAACTTGCATCCATCTGAACTTGCATCCATTCAAAGCAAAGTGAGGTTTTAAAACTTGAGTAtgagactttttctttttcttttgtttttagagTGAGCCTGAGACATTCACGACCAATCTCCGCTACAGCCATCACGCCTAAAAAACATTCGGCTACCTCGTATGTGGTTGTTTTCAAAGGGTGTatactgttttaaaaaaaaagacaaaaaagagtaCAGAACAGAAGGAAAGCGAGAATGAGAGACTGGGAGAAAATGTGCCTAAAGGGACTGTgtctgccccctccccccatcccctccctcctcctccatgagcagagctggagaaaggAGACCAGGACACAATCTAACTACCTTTGTTAATTTACCCCCATAAACAGCAACAATTTCccacagaggggaagagagagaaagggagagcgagctgtaaaaatctgttttcaagAGGGCGACGATTTatgcaaaagaaacagaaaaaaaacactaaacccGCTTGTGTGCGAGAGCTTTTAAAATCATCTTCTCGTTTATTTTAAGGGGTAAAGTCCAACTTTAACGCCTTTCAGATAAGTGTTGTGTTTGACGCAAATAACAAGAGGCGAGGTTCTTCAGCTCACCCTTAGAGAGAAATACCTGTAGTCATCCTGTAATAACACTGTAGAGTAAAGGGGTTATAATAGCAAAGCGAGACAGCACATGAAGGTATGGTCAGGCCATGATTAAACACAATGATACATGTGAAGTATGTTATAGGAACATGTGGGTGTTTTTTGTGAGGGATGCTGATGGAAACAAATGTCAGTGGATGTTGTTCAGAGCGTCGTACTTCAAATTGAAGTGATTTCTACGTCTTATACCCTTTATTGATCCAAAACAAATCAGGGTTTGTCTCATGGTTTCATTTTCCCACGTTAATGCCAACACAGGTCGCATTCATATTCATGTTGCTCTCACcggtaagagagagagagagagaggggagagggagaggagggtaGGGAtatcttttcttccctcctctttttctccatctctccctgAATAAAAATACCCTGAATCCATTTTGAGGCATGCTTAGAATAAGGAGCGATcgattattttttctttctctctctctccatctcggGTTACAGGCGGAAtgcgtctctctccctctccccatctctctctctcacacacacatacacacacattaacacacatgcacacacactcgcgcgcacacacacatgcagaggcctgcgtgtgtgcgcgtTATAATGTAATGCAATGACCTGCTAGAAAATTAATATACGGATGTGCGTCCTGCtgaaaaagctgtgtgtgtttgaaaataaaaaaaaggtgtactgtatattatgtgtttgtaaagaagaaaaaaaatgcagaatcCCAAAATTAAATTGTTTTATATTCTTACGGTTAAAACAATTAAAGATATTTATATAATGAACGAAAAAGAGCGGTGTGGACTACTTTTGTGTAGGTGTAGCATTCACTCTTGACActatgctgtttgttttttgagcaTGAATGAGAGAAATATCAGTTTCCACAAGGTAATTCCACATTGTTTATTGCCACGAGACACTGCTGCTATGGTCTTGTCCTACAATTATATTGTTGTCCATTTAATACAATAAGGGCTTTTCTTTGAATGCATTTGTTCCCGATAACCACCCACACATTTCTGAGTATTGTCCCTGATCAGTCCAGTCTTGCTTCTCAAAagggctgaaaaaaaaaaccagaaagaaaagctgctgtgttgttttatcCTTTACGAGGAGATTCAAAATGGATGCTTGCCGTCTTGATTTGGCTGCAGTGCCTGTGTAATTAATTATCACCAGGGCGTTTATTATAGGAAGCTGTTCTACCctgctgatttttttaatcatcaacgtctgtttttttttatcctcaaatgcagcaaaaaggggggggaaaaagaagagaaaaggtgTTCAACTGGTAGGGCAGTTGAGTTTCGCATTAAAGCCTCGAGGTTTCAAACAGGGGGTTAGGGTTGTGTTTGGTGGATTTCATGGTTTAAATGGAAGGTTTTGGGTATTAGGTTTGgttatttttgcagtgttttatttcacatgtgGCAGAGCTGTGTCTGTGCGGCTGCATGTGCAGAGTAATGAGATCTTAAGTTGGTTAGAGCAGATTTCCCTCTTTCTGCTTTCCATCAGGACGTGTCCTGTGTGTGAAGTGACaccacgcgcacacacacacacacagagggttGCCAGACCAGTCAGTAGCCATTGTCTGTCTTTAGAAGTTAGGAAGGCAGGTTTTGgtgggggatttttttttcttcttttcctctctttctcctcctcttgttcaGTCACGCATACCAGATCCTAGACCAGGCAGGAGacccccccccaaccccacacacactcctccttgCTCCCCcctacaaccacacacacacacacacacacacacacacacacacacacacacacactttttagcATTCCACACCATCATTCAAAGCATTTAagcattctctctctcctgactcTCTGTCCATGGGGATTTGGGGATAAAGGCCAGCAGAGGGATTGTTGACCacagggacagagggagacagaaagaaagaggacacagagagagaatgtcagtgtttgctgtttctTAAGTTTGCTTTAGCTGGCCTTTGGTCTTGCGCAATAACACTGCAATGAGTGCACACTGAGATGTGAAAGATTTGCCTGTGACATTTTGTGCCGCTTTATCCcggaaacatctaaaaatctgcaagaaaaccacagagagagTAATATGTAGGCTTCACAGTTGAGCTATGAACTACTCTTGCTTATGCATTTTGCTTATAAAGTGCTATTTTTACGCTATAGATGTGCTTGATCTGCACGTGAGCTGGTTTGGTTGAATGGTGAATGCTGCAGCAAGGCAACACAAGAAGCAGAAGTAAACGCAAAAGGAAAGAGGTGCGACATTGTAATAAATTGGAGCTTGAATGCTGATAGATGAACAGAGAGGTGGGAGGCGTACAACACAGCCGATTGTTCCTTTATCATTTGACATTTGGGTCTGCAGACCTTTCCCAACTGATACAGGAGACTTACCGTGACAAGGTCATATCACGCATTTCAACTGAAAGGTCTGCAGGCTGAAATGAAGACTGACAAAGATACAATCAGCTGCATTCAAATGATAATGtgatactttattaatccccataGGGAAAATCTCTTTTTGTCTGCCACCCTCCACAGGGAGGCCAGAGGTCAGGCTCAGCTCCAGCAGCCCACTGCTGGAGCTACTGGGGATTtggtgtcttgctcaaggacacatcaGCAGGGTGGAGGGTTGTCATGTTTTAGGTCACCTTGCCTCCCTGTCTTCCCTTGCTGCTGGCCTGTGAGTCCTTGAAGGTGGCGCAGGCCACCTGTGAAGCACCGGTTCTAAAATACTGAGGCTCGTGTTCGATGAAACAATTCCCCCGAACAATCTGTGAGGGGAATGCAAACTCGTCCCTTATTGTATAAGTTGCAGTCTCAATTTGCATTTTGAATAGAGAGAGCTGAGTGTGAATTAAGCTCTGGAGTTTCACTGCTGGGTGTTCAGCATTATGTAGTTACAGAGCATGATATATCACTCTGTTATATACAGCGCAAGTTAACTTTGCATTGTATTAAATGAACTGTGGAATAAATACTGAGTGCGAGTGATGCcaatatttttactgcacaaAAAGGCAGTTTGCAAGAAAAACCTCACTGCAGACCACCAAAAGCTGAACTGTGTTTGAAACAGGCCACAGCCTCTGGTATGTAGCAGCTACTTTGAGCTTGCTGGTGCAAAACGTTTTGTAAGCCCACTTTCCCTCAGATGCAGTTCAGTTTTTGGATATTGTATTTGAATGATCTATAGTTGATGATCTATCCAATGAATGCACAGATGCAGCCAGGAGATGAGAAGAGCAAAAGCAGGGTTCGTCTTTGTTTAATCCCTACAAAAACTGGAGGGTTCTCTGGTTTTCTAGTCACATCATGGTGTTGTGAAGTCCAGCGGATTAAACAGACATGATATAACGTGATAACTACTGAGCTTTAGCACTATctatttccccctgtttccagtcttaatgctaggctaagctaaccagccactggctgtagctccatattaaccatacagacatgagagtggtatcagtctttaCTAACTCTGAGCATGACTGTATTCCTTCAAGCCTGTCCAGGTGCTTGGGGATCAAGACTTCCAGCTACAGCGTATTCACAATCTGATGTGTAAAAGTCCACATATTTAACCAATGGCTGTCCAACAACTTTGACGTCTACATGGCTCACAACCAGAGATGAAGAACCTGAGGATGAGACTGAAAGCTGCCGTTGTGGTTCCCCTGCGTGGATGAATTCCCCTACAGACTGAGCAAGGCATTAACACTGCCAGGTTTATTTTTCCTGCGCAACTCAAAGGTTTCACTGTGGCAGCCGTGCAAAAATGCGTGCACTCGTTGCACTGTAAGGCAGCTGGGATCAAAGCACTCACCAAACGGCTGCATGTTAAGAATATAGCTTGCTCTCAGTGTGATTCTCTCTTCAAACCCACACATCCTGCCTGTCTGCGTGATTGACAGCCTCGCGACAAGTTAATTCAAAAGCTTACAGGCACCAAAATTAGACAAAGGCCCACATTTCTGCCCCATATAGGTCACTGACGAGCCTTTTCATGCTATAAACGCTGCTTTTGCGTTTGAACTTTGGTGCGCGGGAGCCGTTGTGCGTCAGGGCCCATGAGTTGTAAAAGCTGAACTGTGACTCGTCACGTCGTGCTCTCAACCACATTTCCTGTCAGGCAGAGAggaacagcagtgtgtgtgtgtgtgtgtgtgtgtgtgtgttttactgctaTCATTAAAGGAGTAGTTCACCATTAAAAGGGGAACTGGGGCTCTtcacaacaaagcagcaggGGTATTAGCAGCAGAGTGCTAATGTCCTCCCccacatctctctgtctttggcTGCGACTCCTTGTCTGCtgcactgtctgtctgttggtctgtctgtctgtctttctggccCGTTTTAGGGCTTTTTATCTCAACTCATTCCTTCCTAATTTCAaagctttcttctcttttccttcacGTCTCTTCATCTCCACCTGCCCGCTCTCGTcgtccctcttttcctctgattCAGCACTCGACTCGCTCTTCTTCACCCCTTCCTTCCACCTCCagctttatttctttcttccttttcatgcCTGtggtctccctctttctccttctcccccgCTTTCACCATTTCCATTTCTGCCCTCCACCAcccctgcttcctcctctctgcgGCACCTGGTGTTAAGGTGTCGCTGAGGTACAGTAGACGGCTCTTTGAAGTCCCTGGGGCCCTcgggggctgtgtgtgtgtgtgtgtgtgtgtgtgtgtgtgtgtgtgtgtgtgtgtgtgtgtgtgtcaggaaaCTTTTTTATCAGCAGCTCCAGTCAAGAACATTTGGCATTGCTTTTGATTTGGGCGTCTCTAATGTTGAAACGACCTTCCCTGTGTAAGTGTtcgtacatgtgtgtgtgctgtatttccTGATTATGCAGAGCAGGGGAATTTAAATCCCTAATACTGTTcccttttttgcttttctcaaCCAATCAAAGCTGGAcagttaaaggaaaagttcagtTTTCTCCAAACTTAAGGAATGCAACAGGGATAAACTAAATTTTTGCCTGTATAGAATAAGTTTAATTCGATTCTGTGAGCATTTTGGGATAGAAAACCACAAAGAAACCCAAATTAGACAATAAAAACACCTTTGTAATCATGCAAGGAGTTACATATTGTTTAAAAGCAATTAGAAGTAGGAACATGGTATGGTTGTATTGTAACTTACTGGGTTAAAGGCTGGCACAGTTGGAgaaaagaggggggaggagcagaggaaaaagcacTCCTGTCCTAAAGTCCGCTATAGTCAGCACCCaacctggagagagagagagagaaagagagggggtgGTGAGGCAgagcaagaaaaagagagaaaaccaggttaaaaaaagaagaggaaggaaaaagaatcgagggagagacagatgagaaaaaAGTGAGGTTGGTGagaaagaagggggggggggggggagaggaATCTGTGAGTCACTGTTTAACTGTGGGCTGCTAGAAGTCGACTAGCCATGTTAAAATACCGtctgggcacacacacacacacacacacacacaccaaactgttcagaaatgcagaaatctgCCTTCTACAATGGTtggcacaacacacacacacacacacattaaaagtTTATGCATAAATCCTGCTTCTGCCTCTCTCAGACTTCGCTGCCCAACAGACCAGCTAATTATTTTCAGTTGGACATcaggcacgcacacacctcTGCTGCACATTCCTCAGAAAGTAATGAGCTGCTTTCCTACAAAGGTAAGAATTTAGGCGAAGGTCAAAAATAATTCTTTCCATTTCAGAGAGTCGAACTTTGTAGCAAAGGAGGAACGGTGACATCATCCAACCCCTAAGTGATTAATTATTGATGACTTTTCTCTAAAAAAGAAGTGGGTGGATTACAATTAGCTCTTGTTCTATAGTACAACAATCCAGAGGCCTGAACTCCTCTTGAAACATGGCGTACATGCAACAAGATCATCAGTTAATCTGATGGTTGCTTCTTTAATTGCTAAACTTAAAATGTTaggccatgctagcagctctttTTTTGCCTGTACtttggcacagtggtgctttcagctaaatgctaacatcatgctaacatgctcacactgataatgctaacatgctgatgttgagctgtTTACCATGATAATCATCTTAGGTTAGCATGGTAGCAAactagcatttgctaattaccaTTTAGTGCAAAGTACAGCTTTGAGAGGCTGATGTGAATGTCTTTAGATCTGCAGGGATTTGGTTTagatatttcactaaaagcTAGTATTGTCAACTTCGTGGTGGTGCTAGAGAAAAAGTTAGAGGATCActtattgagatatttcactttggaCCAAATTGGTGCAGCATTGCCATCCCCAGAGCCACTCAGCTAGCATGCCTAAAAACACCATTACAAGTTACACAAGCCCCAAATCACCCTTTGTATGACTTGAACAGTGAAAATTGGAAGATATTCAAgtttaaaatgatataaaacagcaaattctcacatttgagcTGGAACCAGCCACTGTTAAGCATTTTTCCATggtaaatgaaatgaaacaactcATCGTTAATCAAAATGcaattgtttcagcactactTTGGTGTATTTTTCGGTATCTAGACGAGAGAACCCATCACTCATTAGCTCCTTTGGGTGTTCAGCTGTTGGTTAATTTATCACATACTGTTATCAGGTCATTTACTGCTGTAATCCCTTTGCTCATTAGGCAACAAATGCATATATTAATCCCTTTTCTACATCTTACGCTGGAATGCTGGAGATTGTATTCTATATTAGAATTAACCATGATACTTACCTTACACATTTCTTCAGTATTCATGCTATTATTTTGTGAGCCATGTTCCTCAAATCGTCATTGTTACATTTCATGCACCTAGCATTAGCCACTTAAGGCAGTTTTGCTCGAAGAATGTTGGACCCAGCAGATATgataagaaaacaacacactaaATCTTTAATTTCAAACCAGAAGACCCTGCTTCATTCACAA
This region of Chelmon rostratus isolate fCheRos1 chromosome 22, fCheRos1.pri, whole genome shotgun sequence genomic DNA includes:
- the fbxl14b gene encoding F-box/LRR-repeat protein 14b, which produces METHISCLFPEILAMIFSYLDVRDKGRVAQVCIAWRDASYHKSVWRGVEAKLHLRRANPSLFPSLQARGIRRVQILSLRRSLSYVIQGMPNIESLNLSGCYNLTDNGLGHAFVQEIPSLRVLNLSLCKQITDSSLGRIAQYLKNLEVLELGGCSNITNTGLLLIAWGLHRLKSLNLRSCRHVSDVGIGHLAGMTRSAAEGCLNLEYLTLQDCQKLTDLSLKHISKGLTKLRVLNLSFCGGISDAGMIHLSHMASLWSLNLRSCDNISDTGTMHLAMGTLRLSGLDVSFCDKIGDQTLAYIAQGLYQLKSLSLCSCHISDDGINRMVRQMHELRTLNIGQCVRITDKGLELIADHLTQLAGIDLYGCTKITKRGLERITQLPCLKVLNLGLWQMTESEKVR